A stretch of the bacterium genome encodes the following:
- a CDS encoding glycosyltransferase family 39 protein codes for MTRTREGAIAAGVFALYVVLRVWTFTQSDNGIDFHHNAYDRGLFVAEWVTSERIVPDITYGPASFYLIAATMAFVPDPTLAARVLAFVSSIALFIVVWLVTRRLWGAGAAIAATLLLAFHPHGIRLSVVGLEMMPYAFFLVAGFAALARFETRDGRAFDALAAGLLFTLAAATRFDGWIVLPIAGVFALVRRVSTGLVFNACAAAFPVAWLAYNYDYSGRPFHFLAVAGRVAEVHMGDLSVAERIVQWPVILARYAPLPTLLLGLAAIGLAWRSRAARPLLFAWIATILVFMARTAGGSMGTNETKYVMPVVVMMIPQAGRALERLARGSRGGRIAAAATLTLVAVWSLSVTVKDNRRFAAARGLAEQAAFLSGIDEGRVMIGTSDKGYLQVEAKLGGERAIGADISDATGRLDGDQVHRRLSEGGPIYLAYQYGSPIDFAPLMRLPEQARLATWRGIAFERVFWSSDKKYAVYKVEPGGGLADSGAVAPAGDGVGAAKDSGAADNTGGADDG; via the coding sequence ATGACACGCACGCGCGAGGGCGCCATCGCGGCGGGCGTGTTCGCGTTGTATGTCGTGCTGCGCGTTTGGACCTTCACGCAGTCCGACAACGGCATCGACTTTCATCACAACGCTTACGACCGGGGCTTGTTTGTCGCCGAGTGGGTGACAAGCGAACGCATCGTTCCGGACATCACGTACGGGCCGGCGAGCTTTTATCTCATCGCCGCGACGATGGCGTTTGTGCCGGACCCGACTCTGGCCGCGCGCGTATTGGCGTTCGTTTCTTCCATCGCCCTGTTCATCGTCGTGTGGCTCGTGACGCGGCGGCTTTGGGGCGCCGGCGCGGCGATCGCGGCGACGCTGCTGCTCGCGTTTCATCCGCATGGGATCCGGCTTTCCGTCGTAGGGCTGGAGATGATGCCCTACGCGTTTTTCCTGGTGGCCGGCTTTGCCGCCCTCGCGCGTTTCGAGACGCGCGACGGCCGCGCGTTTGACGCGCTCGCGGCCGGCCTTTTGTTCACGCTCGCCGCCGCGACGCGTTTCGACGGATGGATCGTGCTCCCCATCGCCGGCGTGTTTGCGCTTGTGCGCCGCGTGTCGACGGGCCTTGTCTTCAACGCATGCGCCGCGGCGTTTCCGGTGGCTTGGCTCGCGTACAACTACGACTACAGCGGCAGGCCGTTCCATTTTCTCGCGGTCGCCGGGCGCGTCGCCGAAGTGCACATGGGCGATCTGTCGGTCGCCGAGCGGATCGTCCAGTGGCCGGTCATCCTCGCCCGCTACGCGCCGTTGCCAACGCTGCTACTCGGGCTGGCGGCAATTGGGCTTGCGTGGCGCTCGCGAGCGGCGCGCCCTCTCCTTTTTGCGTGGATCGCCACGATTCTGGTTTTCATGGCGCGCACGGCCGGCGGTTCGATGGGAACCAACGAAACCAAATACGTCATGCCGGTGGTGGTGATGATGATTCCGCAGGCCGGGCGCGCGCTCGAAAGACTCGCGCGCGGATCGCGCGGCGGGCGTATCGCGGCGGCGGCGACGCTGACTCTTGTCGCGGTGTGGTCGTTGTCCGTGACGGTGAAGGACAATCGCCGCTTCGCCGCCGCGCGCGGTCTGGCCGAGCAGGCGGCGTTCCTGTCCGGCATCGACGAGGGCCGCGTGATGATCGGGACGAGCGACAAGGGTTATCTGCAAGTCGAGGCCAAACTTGGCGGCGAGCGCGCGATCGGCGCGGACATCAGCGACGCAACCGGAAGGCTCGACGGCGACCAGGTCCATCGCCGGTTATCGGAAGGCGGACCCATCTATCTCGCGTACCAATACGGGTCACCCATCGACTTCGCGCCGCTGATGCGCCTGCCGGAACAGGCGCGGCTCGCCACGTGGCGGGGCATCGCGTTCGAGCGCGTGTTCTGGTCGTCGGACAAAAAATACGCGGTTTACAAGGTGGAGCCCGGCGGTGGCTTGGCGGATTCGGGAGCGGTCGCGCCGGCGGGCGATGGCGTGGGCGCGGCCAAGGATTCGGGCGCGGCCGATAACACGGGCGGCGCCGACGACGGCTGA